Proteins from a single region of Gossypium arboreum isolate Shixiya-1 chromosome 1, ASM2569848v2, whole genome shotgun sequence:
- the LOC108480816 gene encoding leucine-rich repeat receptor-like serine/threonine-protein kinase At2g14510, which produces MPFPFLLFFSSIFLSFPSLSFSQQTPPKGYLINCGATRRSVIHGRVWLPDGNFISAGTSKNLTVPGLVPTLSTVRSFPLENKNLRRKFCYVVRVYRGARYLIRTTYYYGGVNGLDFDSPPVFDQIVDGTFWSVVNTTEDYGKGLSSYYEGVFEAKGNTMSVCVASNTYTVSDPFISSLEMLILGDSIYNTTKFDSHALHLVARHSFGHNGSIIMYPDDQFDRYWQPYEENVSVTASKKIPAVSGFWNIPPSKVFETALSTAQLESMELRWPPFSLPNSTYYIALYFADNSDSMSSNSRVIDMHINDVRYYSNLVLSSEGAAVFATRWPLGGLTKITLSPAANSNGSPLINAGEIFDVLRLGGRTHTRDVIALEELKNSLRNPPLDWNGDPCLPRDYTWTGVKCSEGERTRVISLNLTGMGLLGSLSPSIANLTALNGIWLGNNSLSGVIPDLSSLKLLEILHLQDNQLTGEIPSSLGEMKSLRELFLQNNSLTGRLPDSLIGRPGLEVRTSGNQFLSPPPS; this is translated from the exons ATGCCCTTTCCTTTCCTCCTCTTCTTTTCCTCCATTTTCCTCTCCTTTCCTTCCCTTTCCTTCTCTCAACAAACCCCTCCCAAAG GATATTTAATTAACTGCGGCGCAACCAGGAGATCGGTGATCCACGGCCGAGTATGGTTACCCGACGGTAACTTCATATCCGCCGGAACATCCAAAAACCTAACTGTCCCCGGCTTAGTCCCCACGCTCTCCACCGTCCGGTCGTTTCCTCTCGAGAACAAGAACCTCCGGCGTAAGTTCTGTTACGTGGTGCGTGTATACCGTGGTGCGAGGTACTTGATTAGGACGACTTACTATTACGGTGGAGTCAACGGTTTGGATTTTGATTCGCCGCCAGTCTTTGATCAGATTGTTGATGGTACGTTTTGGAGCGTGGTGAATACGACGGAGGATTATGGGAAAGGATTGTCGTCGTATTATGAAGGTGTATTTGAAGCTAAAGGGAATACGATGAGTGTTTGTGTGGCTTCGAATACTTATACAGTGTCTGATCCGTTTATTTCGAGTTTGGAGATGTTGATTTTGGGGGATTCGATTTATAATACTACGAAATTTGATTCTCATGCTTTACATTTGGTTGCTAGGCACAGTTTTGGGCATAATGGATCCATTATTAT GTATCCGGATGATCAATTTGATCGATATTGGCAGCCATATGAAGAAAATGTATCTGTTACAGCAAGCAAGAAGATCCCAGCTGTTTCTGGGTTCTGGAACATCCCCCCTTCAAAAGTCTTTGAAACTGCACTTTCAACAGCTCAATTGGAATCCATGGAGTTGAGATGGCCCCCTTTCTCACTCCCCAACTCAACTTATTACATTGCTCTGTATTTTGCTGATAATAGCGATTCAATGTCATCAAACTCCAGGGTGATTGACATGCACATAAATGATGTAAGGTATTATAGCAATCTGGTTTTGTCTTCAGAAGGAGCCGCGGTTTTCGCAACTAGATGGCCTCTTGGTGGTCTTACAAAGATAACTTTAAGTCCTGCTGCTAATTCAAATGGTAGTCCTTTGATCAATGCTGGAGAGATTTTTGATGTTCTTCGCCTTGGAGGAAGAACTCATACAAGAGATG TGATAGCTTTAGAAGAGCTAAAGAACAGTTTGCGGAACCCTCCATTAGATTGGAATGGTGATCCTTGTCTGCCACGTGATTACACATGGACTGGAGTTAAATGCTCTGAGGGCGAACGAACTCGTGTGATTTCTTT GAACCTGACTGGTATGGGTCTTTTGGGATCACTGTCACCAAGCATTGCCAATTTAACTGCACTCAATGGCat TTGGCTCGGTAACAACAGTTTATCAGGAGTAATACCTGATCTCAGTTCATTAAAGCTACTTGAAATATT GCATTTGCAAGACAATCAACTCACTGGAGAAATTCCATCATCACTTGGAGAGATGAAAAGTTTGCGCGAACT